The genomic DNA ATCATTGTATCTGTGAAGTAAGGGACCCAGCAAACTAGAAAGACACCCATTACTATTCCTAGCGTTTTAGCAgctttttgttctttgtttcgCTGTGCTCTTCTTCTGTTGTCTTCAAGTGAAAATGTTCTGTCTTCCATAGTTTGTATAAGTCTTGCTTGCTTTCTAGCAACAGTGTAAATTCGTGTATATATCCCAATCATGCCAAAACAGGGAATAAAAAAAGTAACTGCATCCAGTAATGCCCACAGcttattaaaaataagtaaacagCCACCCTCACATGATAATACTGCAACCAATTCTTCTAGACCTCGGTCATTGGATTTGGTGTAAATCACTCCAAAGCTATATATTGCTGGCAATACCCACCCAAGAGTTATACAAATCCAGGCTACTCtgatattgattttgtttgcatAACGAAGAGGCTCACACACTGCATAGTAGCGATCAATAGCAATAAGACACAAGTGAAAAATTGAAGTAGTGCAAAGCAAAATGTCAACAGATGTATGAAGTTTGCAGAAGAATGATCCCATATACCAACAAGTTTCAACCATTCTGATCATGCTTAATGGAAGAACAAAAAGCCCAAGGAGGAAATCAGCAATTGCTAGAGAAAGAACCAACAGATTATTTGGTGAATGAAGCTGCTTGAAATGAGAGATAGAAATAATCACAACCAGATTGCCAGCAATTGTTGTAAACACTGatggaacaaacaaaaaatacaaagctgCTCTTTCACCAACCGATCTGGACAGTTTAATGCAGGATTTGGTAACATTTTCATAGCAGTACTCTACTGAGTCCATCTGAATGAAGGATGAATTCATCTTTCTGAGGTTGAAAGCAAGGTGTTAATGAAACCAAAAGATGTGTGTTTcagtcagaagaaaaaaaaaatcctctgtTGGAAGAAAGAGGTTACAATTTAATACACTTACTATAATAAAATATCtgctcaattaaaaaaaaaaaatctattcatatattaaaatatgaatgccTGAAACATTGCTTCAGTCTTTACCTGAGGCTATTCATTCACAGGATATTTGAATTAATCAAAAGACACTCCAATTTAACTAGCCTAAAAatcatgcttttattttgtttgattttttatCTACTCTTTTATTGCTCCCTGTAGTAAAATATAAACTGTAGAACAATACATTACCTAATATCACTTAATATATTCTTCATTTACAAAGACCTCTTTACACACGTCTTATTTTCTGTATTCCCTGTTTGTAAAGCAGACTTATATACAGTGTGAGAGCTTCCTGGAGTTCAGTGACACTTGGATATCTTGATGGATAACGAAATGTGATTGGTTATGAAAAGAAGTTGTACTTATCATATAATTTGAATTTCTTACTGACAGACCATAAAGGAGCAATGGGTTGGTGGGGATTGGTGTATGTGATGTGGCATGAGTTTGGTACCCACTAGTTTATGCTAAAGGACAATATGACATGCAGCATGAAAGTAATTCAGGAATGCCTCAATATGGAATGTTCTTCAATTTCAGTGTTGCCTATTTAATGGCATCGCGTGACAAATGACGAGTCAATAAAAGCTTTAGTAGCATACTGTATGGGATTTAACAGTATCTCAGAGAACAACATTTATGTGAAATGCTTTATTGTGTAGTTTGTATAATTGATAAGaataatttatcattttttataaaacatgaagaatattatttttaattcataaatataaaaaagagaTAAGCTAAAATGCCTCTAAAATAAGCACAGTCAAAAAATACTACAAGGCAAGCTTTATTTACCATTAATAATTCAGTTCAATTACAAGTCACACAAATGTACTGCAATCAAAACTAACATGGTGCATAACTAACATtggcaccacacacacacaaaaatcacaAGAAAGTCCAGCGAGCATAAAAagctatatttaatatttaattatattagtaTGTACATgttataaagttaaaaaacaaaacataacattcACAAGTTGAATTTGCTGCCATCACAGTCTGTTGAAAGAGACTGTTATGATGGGACATTAAAAACGATTGGTATGTATTACTAtgactattattactattagggggccaagctaCTTTGTTGCTGGAAccttattgtaattgttaggattattattagggggccaagcaacaaagttgctggaaccctattgtaattgttaggattattattattattaggcttccaagCACAAAGTACCTACAAATACAGTGAAAACTACACGCATTGGTCACATGTTGCTGCCAACATATTGCATTTAGCAgcaaaattgtgaaatgctacttCATACTTATGCATAacttatgccccactattacactttttcattagaagttgctcggtctcaCGCTTTGTTCACGATGTTGCGTTCTCTGATTCAACCTatggtgccttctactccatgccacttatacccactgtgacaCAAATGTGCATGCAtaacactagtacagagtactatcaaggttgttaaaggttgccccagtgaaaaatgtgggtgctgtgggccaatgaaaaaaaacctATGCGTGGCGTAAGACACATTACGCATTTCCTACACACTGGAATACAGCACATAAATGTAACTCTGCACATATCTTTATGCCTATGCCTTGTGGGGTACATAGTTAAGCCACCAAATTGCATTTAACATGTGTCCACGTGTGAATATGAAAACGATTACTGCTCCGGAACTCTAAAGCTCAGTGCCCTTGAAACCAGTGGTGATTCTAGAATATGTAGGGGCCCTATGCAAACATATTTTCTGATGGTGTTTTCTCCAGTGAGGGGGGGAGGACGGTGTTCTGATGGTGTTTTCTCCAGTGagtgcgggggggggggtgttacgGTGTTTTCTCCACAATTGTCTGGGTTGCCTaccgccttgcgacgcccctgcCTGAAACTTTGCATATCTTACATAGACACTGGAATCTATCACAtctgcaagaggcaagtgactgtgtgcaaaaacatggcagccacaagaaaatgacacaaaacccagctgctgtacaccaaccaaaatgacagcttcacatgtcggccacatcatgacattccttatgtagatcTTCGTCTCCAAAACCAactgacacatgcatatgccacttcataatcatgcataccttatgccccactattacgcttgttcatcagaactTGCTTGGTCGCACGCTTTGTCCACCATGTTGCGTTCTCTGATTCAATCTATGGTGTGTGGtgggaaaaaagtttttgtaaggatttttatataacatattcatatactaacTGTTGGGGATAATTGAATTTGGTGagcatactgattatttaacctactgtaaccatgtaactcattgtattgtattcttattgtaggattagcctttaacagaagttgcagacttaacattgttaaaatatctCACTGGAGGAAATGTTGCTGTGGCaaggggggctgaaatttgtcattgttgcagaaataatatcataaataacatactcgcgcataactatttctgtgaaggtCTAGACAATTGAACTCATGGCCttcttgactctatcttggaaatgtca from Amia ocellicauda isolate fAmiCal2 chromosome 1, fAmiCal2.hap1, whole genome shotgun sequence includes the following:
- the LOC136758867 gene encoding trace amine-associated receptor 13c-like — protein: MNSSFIQMDSVEYCYENVTKSCIKLSRSVGERAALYFLFVPSVFTTIAGNLVVIISISHFKQLHSPNNLLVLSLAIADFLLGLFVLPLSMIRMVETCWYMGSFFCKLHTSVDILLCTTSIFHLCLIAIDRYYAVCEPLRYANKINIRVAWICITLGWVLPAIYSFGVIYTKSNDRGLEELVAVLSCEGGCLLIFNKLWALLDAVTFFIPCFGMIGIYTRIYTVARKQARLIQTMEDRTFSLEDNRRRAQRNKEQKAAKTLGIVMGVFLVCWVPYFTDTMIDVYLNFVTPAAIFDVFIWFGYINSTFNPLIYAFFYPWFRKALKLIVTLKIFYPNSSRIKLYTE